The stretch of DNA TCATAACGTACGCTACCCTACGCCGTAAGGTGGAAGCGAAGCTTGTAAGTACCCTTTCTCGAATTCCCCCTTTAGGAGGTTGGGTCTTAGCCGTTCTAAGTGGGGCTGTATACCTTAAAGCTTAATCTCCAACTACCTCGTCCTCGTCAAGTATTAGCCTCATGGTTTCAGGGTCCGGCGGCATTAAATCTAAGAAGTGTTCAGCCGCTCTTCTAGGGTCGCGGCTCCTTATAATATACCTTCCAACAACGATTATATCGGCGCCCTCCCTTAAGGCTATTTTAGCTGTTTCAGGCGTTAATCCGCCGGCTACCGCTATTAGACATTTAAACCTCTCCTTAACCCCTTTAATATCACCCCAGTAAGCCTCTAAGGGTCTACCGGTTTCAACAGCCTGCCTTTCAACGTCCACGCTTCTATGTAGAAGTATTACGTCGGGCTTTACTGATAGCGAGGAGACCCTACCTATTACGTCCTCAACCTCCATGGTGTCAAGTATCGAATATATACCTTGCCTCCTAGCTTCATGTATGGATCTCTCTATAGTGGCTTTGGAGGCTATACCTAGAATGCATACTGCGTCGGCTGTTGCGTCAGCTGCTTCTTTAACCTCCATTCTTCCGACGTCCATAGTTTTAAGGTCCGCTATGATGAAAGCATCCTTACGTATTGCTCGCATCCTTCCAATTACTCCTACGCCGCAGGCTTTAATCAGCGGGGTTCCAGCCTCAAGTATGAGGCGCTCCCTATTCGGGAGTAGGTTTAGAAGCCTTTCAACCGCTTCAAAGGAGTCTAGGTCGAGCGCTACCTGTAGGTATGGGGGGTTCCATAGCCTCGGGACCTTGAAGCCCATTATCGGATGTATGGCCCTATCCTTCTCCTTAAGCACCTTCTCCACGCTGGGGTAGCCTTGAAGCGCCCTCCTTATCGCTAGTTTAGTAGCTCCATAATTATACTGGTATATTTTCCTATAGTCCTTGGCCTCCGGATGAACGAAGACCGACGCTATTATAACCCATTCTTCACATTTATCCCTAGGTATTAAGCCTTCCTCTACGGCGTCCGCGACCGCTTTAGCAACGGCTGCTTGAGCCGGGCCGAAAACCTTGTTAGCGTCCTCCATGGATTTCACCGTAACCTTAGGCACTAAAACCGTATTAGGCTTCGGAGGTAGGTTAGGCCTTATAACCGCGAGTAGAGGTGTATGGCCCGCCGATACGTTGGTTAAAGCGTTAGCGAAGGCTATACCAGCCGGCCCTTTCCTACTACCTATAATTAGGTCTACGTGGGCAACCTCGTTACCGCTACCGATAAGCGCTTCCCCCACGTAATACTCATCACTACTCATAACCCTCCCCGCCATGTTCTTGTATCTAGCGACGTAAATATATAGGTTAGCTTTAAGGCTTGAACGATTACGCTCGGTTTAAAGCGGGGTTTTTCATTAGTGTAAACGTGGAGCTTAAACCTAAAGGCTTATAGGTGGTTACTCGGCTTGTAGTTTCGCCTTCATGTAGCTTATAAGGCCTCCCTTCGTCAGTATTTCTATGACGAATGGATGTAACGGTTGGGCCTTAATAACCTCCCCAGTTCTAAGGTTCTTCACCGTTCCCTCTTGAAGGTTTACCGCTACCTCATCCCCTTCTTGGAGTTTTGAATGGACGCCTCGACAAGTTAATGCTGGTAGGCCTATGTTTATAGCGTTCCTGTAGAATATTCTAGCGAAGGACTCCGCTACTACTGCTTTTACGCCCGCGTATTTTAAGGCTACGGGGGCTTGCTCCCTACTTGATCCGCAACCGAAGTTTTTACCCGCTACTATTATGCAGCCCTGTTTAGCCTTCTCCGGGAAGGAGGGGTCTACGCCCTCCATAGCGTGTTTAGCCAGTTCGAAGGGATCCGTGTATATTAGGTATCTTCCGGGTATTATTACGTCCGTATTGATATTATCGTCGAACTTTACGACCTTACCCTTAACCTCGGTCATACTGATCACGGGCTAGCTTTAAGGTTGAAGCTATTAAAAAGGGTTACGGTAAACGCGGCTATTAGCCTTAAGCTTTCTTATAGTCCGCGTTTAAAGCGTCGGTAGGTGTTATAGTCTACGTATTTTAGGAATGGGTTTGAGGCTTGCCATTTTACGGTGAACTTTTGACGTTTCTCGGTTATTTGGGGCGTGGTTATGAAGGTGTAAGCGTCGCTTCCGGCTCCGGAGCCGTAGCTTACTAGGAGGATGCGTTCGTATGGTTTTGCCTGTTCGAGTACGGCTACTAGGCCTAGGGGTGATGAGCCTGAGTAGAGGTTTCCGAACTTCGATACTTGGAGGCCTGGCGCGTACTGTTCCTCCTTGAAGCCGAGTTTTCTAGCTACTTTAACGGGGAAGGAGGCGTTAGGTTGGTGTGGTACGAAGTATTGAACGTCGTTTGGCTGTAGGCGTAGTTTATCCATTAGTTTTCGCGCTGCATGCTCCACGTGTTTAAAGTAGGCTGGTTCACCCGTGAAGCGGCCGCCGTGTCTAGGGTATAGCTCTGTATCCCTCCTCCAGAAGTCGGCTGTATCGGAGGTGCAGGAGTACCATGCTTCTACCTCGGCTACTACGTCGTACCTTCCGAATATGAAGGCGGCGGCCCCGTAGCCGACGAAGAAGTCGAGTTCACCGCCTAGTTTACCGCGTGGCGCTGCTTGGGAGTTATCGGTTCCAACTACCATGGCGTATTCGACGCCGGAGTCTGGATAATAGGTTAAGGCTACGGCGTCCTTGAAGACGCTGGTAGCCGCTTTACACGCGAACTGGGTGTCTATGGCGTCTACGCCCCGTACATCTTCGCCTCCGACTCCTAGATCGAGGACTTGGGCCACCTTGGAGGCTATGGGTTTAACCGCGTACGGGTTTGATTCGGATCCGGCGTAAACCTTACCTATTAAGGAATGGTTTACGCCTGAATGTATTAAGGCTAGTTTGCAGGCTTCAACGGCGGCGGTTATGGCGTCCTCGTCTATGAAGGGGATGGAGCGTTCAACTGACCCCTCCCTAATCCTAAACCTGGAGGTGTAGGAGGCGAAGCCTACGATGCCCGGTTTCTCATACTCCTTTGAAGGCTTGGTTACGCGGTATTCTTGGTGGGGGTAGTATTCGTCGGCGAAGGTGAAGGTGAGGGAGATCGTAGGTATGATGTCGCTTTTACCCACGGAGTACCTACGCCTAATACGTGGTAGTACCTCCCTACCCTCGATGTTTTCTAGGCCGCCGTCGAAGAAGTAATCGGTAAGCCGGCCTGGTAGGCATATTTTACCGTTGTCGAAGGATATTAGGCCGTAAACGTATGGGTTTAAGGGCTTAAACCTATTGGTTGGCTCCGTTATTACGGTGAAGGATTCGAGGACGCCCTTCTCGAAGAAGAGGTCTATACGCTTCATTTTACCGAGTGTATCTCTACCGCAGTAACCGCAATACCTCCTAGTGCCGAAGTAGCTTTTACCGCATGCTGGGCAGTAGCTACATCTAAGCTTATCGCCTACGTAGGAGACCCTACGCTCTATAGGTTCGCTACTCATTATGGCCGCCCGGCTTCAAGTATATGTACGTAGGCCTTCGTCCCGAAGCCTTCATGCTCTAGGACTAGGCCCATAGCTACGTCTAAATCAACCTGTCTAGGTCCAGCTTCGCCTTTAAGCTGTTTAACCACTTCGTATATCTGGGCTCCTCCTGATGCTCCTAGGGGGTTGCCGTCGGCTTTTCTACCGCCGCTCGTATTTACGTAGAGCTTCCTACCGTTTATACTGTAGGGCTCTTTAACGCCCTTTAGGCTTTCGTAGACTATCTCCCAGGCTTTACCCTTCCTTATGAAGCCTAGGTCTTCTAGCGCTACCATCTCCATTAGCGTCGACTGATCGTAAACCTCGGCTAAACCTATACTGGTTGGGTATAGGTGCGCCATTTTAAGGGCTTCGCTAACCGCGATCCTCGTGGATAGGAAGCCTATTTTATCAGGCCTTGAGGCGAAGGATACGAAGTCTGTTGAAGAAGCGAACCCTTTAACGTATACTGGTTTATCGGTATACTGTTTAGCTAGTTCGGCTGTTGTTACGATGGCGGCGGCGGCTCCATCCGATACTGGGGCGAAGTCGTATAGCCCTAGGGGTTCTGGGTTTCTAGCTTTAATGACTTCTTCAACGCTTATACGTCTACCGTAGAAATGCGCATACCTATTTTCAGCTCCATACGCATGGTTTTTAACGGATATTTTCGCTAGACCGGTTAAGAGCTTCATCCTTTCCGCTTCGCCGAGTTT from Candidatus Nezhaarchaeales archaeon encodes:
- a CDS encoding bifunctional 5,6,7,8-tetrahydromethanopterin hydro-lyase/3-hexulose-6-phosphate synthase, whose protein sequence is MAGRVMSSDEYYVGEALIGSGNEVAHVDLIIGSRKGPAGIAFANALTNVSAGHTPLLAVIRPNLPPKPNTVLVPKVTVKSMEDANKVFGPAQAAVAKAVADAVEEGLIPRDKCEEWVIIASVFVHPEAKDYRKIYQYNYGATKLAIRRALQGYPSVEKVLKEKDRAIHPIMGFKVPRLWNPPYLQVALDLDSFEAVERLLNLLPNRERLILEAGTPLIKACGVGVIGRMRAIRKDAFIIADLKTMDVGRMEVKEAADATADAVCILGIASKATIERSIHEARRQGIYSILDTMEVEDVIGRVSSLSVKPDVILLHRSVDVERQAVETGRPLEAYWGDIKGVKERFKCLIAVAGGLTPETAKIALREGADIIVVGRYIIRSRDPRRAAEHFLDLMPPDPETMRLILDEDEVVGD
- a CDS encoding 3-isopropylmalate dehydratase small subunit codes for the protein MTEVKGKVVKFDDNINTDVIIPGRYLIYTDPFELAKHAMEGVDPSFPEKAKQGCIIVAGKNFGCGSSREQAPVALKYAGVKAVVAESFARIFYRNAINIGLPALTCRGVHSKLQEGDEVAVNLQEGTVKNLRTGEVIKAQPLHPFVIEILTKGGLISYMKAKLQAE
- a CDS encoding hydroxymethylglutaryl-CoA synthase, translating into MSSEPIERRVSYVGDKLRCSYCPACGKSYFGTRRYCGYCGRDTLGKMKRIDLFFEKGVLESFTVITEPTNRFKPLNPYVYGLISFDNGKICLPGRLTDYFFDGGLENIEGREVLPRIRRRYSVGKSDIIPTISLTFTFADEYYPHQEYRVTKPSKEYEKPGIVGFASYTSRFRIREGSVERSIPFIDEDAITAAVEACKLALIHSGVNHSLIGKVYAGSESNPYAVKPIASKVAQVLDLGVGGEDVRGVDAIDTQFACKAATSVFKDAVALTYYPDSGVEYAMVVGTDNSQAAPRGKLGGELDFFVGYGAAAFIFGRYDVVAEVEAWYSCTSDTADFWRRDTELYPRHGGRFTGEPAYFKHVEHAARKLMDKLRLQPNDVQYFVPHQPNASFPVKVARKLGFKEEQYAPGLQVSKFGNLYSGSSPLGLVAVLEQAKPYERILLVSYGSGAGSDAYTFITTPQITEKRQKFTVKWQASNPFLKYVDYNTYRRFKRGL